Proteins encoded within one genomic window of Mesobacillus subterraneus:
- a CDS encoding YtpI family protein: MPIFVLLIVLSFVFYIFYKVKYVRSKRPAERKWLSAKSSIALGLFVALFGINQLFLFQTTVTYIVGAIFIAIGALSIWGGIKAYKFYLPHAAKEAQEN; this comes from the coding sequence ATGCCTATTTTTGTACTACTCATCGTACTTTCATTTGTTTTTTATATTTTTTACAAGGTTAAGTATGTCCGCAGCAAACGCCCTGCTGAGCGAAAATGGCTATCAGCCAAGTCAAGCATCGCTTTGGGATTGTTCGTCGCACTATTTGGCATCAATCAACTGTTCCTTTTCCAGACTACTGTCACATATATCGTGGGAGCTATCTTCATTGCCATTGGTGCATTGAGCATCTGGGGCGGGATTAAAGCATATAAATTCTACCTTCCTCACGCTGCAAAGGAAGCTCAGGAAAATTAA
- a CDS encoding DHH family phosphoesterase, with protein MKEQILEAIENYETIIIHRHVRPDPDAYGSQGGLAEILMASYPEKNIYTVGAEEPSLNYLRRLDSISDAAFKSALVIVCDTANAERICDERYLLGEQLVKIDHHPNEDPYGDLQWVDTSASSTSEMIYEFYLTFKENGLKMSEEAARLLYAGIVGDTGRFLYPSTTNKTFAYAGELIHYNFSRTELYDKMYELAPNVVKLNGYILQNFELLENGAAKVVMKRELLDQYSVKPSEASLLVSELGNVRGIKAWVFFIEEEDQIRVRLRSKGPVINTIARKYNGGDHPLAAGASIYSWDDVDNVLADLIQACKE; from the coding sequence ATGAAAGAGCAAATACTTGAAGCTATTGAAAATTATGAAACGATCATCATCCATCGCCATGTGAGACCGGATCCTGATGCTTATGGGTCGCAGGGAGGTCTTGCTGAAATCCTGATGGCTTCGTATCCTGAAAAGAATATTTACACTGTTGGTGCAGAGGAGCCATCGCTTAATTACCTGAGGAGGCTTGATTCCATCTCAGATGCTGCTTTTAAAAGTGCGCTGGTTATTGTCTGTGATACAGCCAATGCCGAGCGGATATGCGATGAGCGTTATCTTTTAGGGGAGCAGCTTGTCAAGATCGACCATCATCCGAATGAAGATCCGTATGGAGACCTGCAGTGGGTAGATACATCTGCAAGCTCTACTAGTGAGATGATCTACGAGTTTTACCTTACTTTTAAGGAGAATGGCCTGAAGATGTCTGAGGAGGCCGCCAGATTGCTGTATGCCGGAATTGTTGGCGACACTGGCCGCTTCCTGTATCCAAGCACAACCAATAAAACTTTTGCCTACGCGGGAGAACTGATTCATTATAACTTTTCGCGTACAGAGCTTTACGACAAAATGTATGAATTAGCACCGAATGTAGTAAAGTTGAATGGATACATCCTCCAGAACTTCGAACTGCTGGAAAATGGTGCAGCTAAGGTTGTGATGAAACGCGAATTGCTTGATCAGTATTCAGTCAAGCCATCTGAAGCATCATTGCTTGTGAGTGAGCTGGGAAATGTCCGGGGGATTAAAGCTTGGGTATTCTTCATTGAGGAAGAAGACCAAATCAGGGTTCGCCTCCGCTCCAAAGGACCTGTGATCAATACGATCGCCAGGAAGTATAATGGCGGCGACCATCCACTTGCCGCCGGTGCATCCATTTATTCATGGGATGATGTCGACAATGTTCTTGCTGATCTTATTCAAGCCTGCAAGGAATAA
- a CDS encoding metal-dependent hydrolase, translating into MKVSYHGHSVVKIEANGKTILIDPFITGNDLTDLKVEDVKPDVIILTHAHGDHLGDTVELAKNHDSLVIANFEVSTYLSWKGLNTHGMSIGGAYEFDFGKVKMTQAFHGTGMITEDNQILYGGMPAGILFMAEGKTVFHAGDTGLFSDMKLIGERHPIDLAFLPIGDNFTMGPEDAALAAEFLNAREVVPIHFNTFPPIKQDPHAFVKMLKKNKGTVLEAGETIEL; encoded by the coding sequence ATGAAAGTATCTTATCACGGCCATTCTGTTGTTAAAATTGAGGCAAATGGGAAGACCATTCTGATTGATCCATTCATTACAGGCAATGACTTGACTGATCTGAAGGTGGAGGACGTGAAGCCGGATGTCATCATCCTCACCCATGCGCACGGAGACCATCTGGGGGATACGGTTGAGCTTGCGAAGAATCATGATTCTCTGGTTATCGCCAACTTCGAAGTGTCTACATATTTAAGCTGGAAAGGCTTGAACACTCACGGCATGTCCATTGGCGGCGCTTATGAATTTGATTTTGGCAAAGTGAAAATGACACAGGCATTTCATGGTACGGGCATGATCACTGAAGATAACCAAATCCTTTATGGCGGCATGCCGGCGGGGATCTTATTCATGGCAGAAGGGAAGACCGTGTTCCATGCAGGTGACACCGGGCTTTTTTCAGACATGAAGCTGATTGGTGAAAGACATCCCATTGATCTGGCATTCCTGCCGATTGGCGACAATTTTACAATGGGACCGGAAGATGCTGCATTGGCAGCAGAATTCCTTAATGCCAGGGAGGTAGTTCCGATTCACTTCAACACATTCCCGCCAATTAAGCAAGACCCACATGCCTTTGTGAAAATGCTTAAGAAAAATAAAGGCACAGTTCTTGAAGCTGGAGAGACAATCGAACTGTAA
- a CDS encoding CBS domain-containing protein: MATKHEQILQYIDELPIGEKISVRQIAKALNVSEGTAYRAIKDAENKGYVSTIERVGTIRIERKKKENIEKLTFAEVVNIVDGQVLGGRAGLHKTLNKFVIGAMKLEAMMRYTGAGNLLIVGNRDKAHEQALRAGAAVLVTGGFDAEDHVKKLADELQLPIISSSYDTFTVATMINRAIYDQLIKKEIILVEDILTTVSETIFLKADDRVSDWYRHKDETLHSRFPVVDQNMKVIGMITSKDVMGHEQETLIEKIMTKNPMTVSGSTSVASSAHMMVWEGIEVLPVVDDANRLQGIVSRQDVLKALQMIQRQPQVGETLDDTVTNQLVLAKGKTKDEDIFRCQVTPQMTNHLGTVSYGVFTTIVTEAANRVLRGYKKGDLVVENMTIYFMKPVQIDSVIEIYPKVLEVGRKFGKVDIEAFNDGVLVGKAMMMCQLIDRH, encoded by the coding sequence TTGGCAACTAAGCATGAACAAATACTTCAATATATAGATGAATTGCCAATAGGAGAAAAAATATCGGTACGCCAAATCGCCAAGGCGCTGAACGTAAGCGAAGGAACTGCATATAGAGCCATTAAAGATGCTGAAAATAAAGGGTATGTGAGTACGATTGAACGTGTAGGCACAATCAGGATTGAGAGGAAAAAGAAAGAGAACATTGAAAAGCTTACTTTTGCCGAAGTCGTCAATATCGTTGACGGGCAAGTACTGGGCGGCCGCGCCGGACTTCATAAAACGCTGAATAAATTCGTCATCGGAGCGATGAAGCTTGAAGCAATGATGCGATATACAGGAGCCGGCAACCTGCTAATTGTCGGAAATCGTGACAAAGCGCATGAGCAAGCGCTAAGGGCAGGCGCAGCTGTTTTAGTGACCGGTGGCTTCGATGCCGAGGACCATGTGAAAAAGCTGGCTGATGAACTGCAGCTGCCGATCATTTCCAGCAGCTATGATACTTTTACAGTGGCGACAATGATCAACCGCGCAATTTACGATCAATTAATTAAAAAGGAAATCATCCTTGTCGAGGATATTCTGACGACAGTTTCTGAAACCATTTTTCTCAAAGCGGATGACCGGGTATCAGATTGGTATCGTCATAAGGATGAAACACTGCACAGCCGCTTTCCGGTAGTGGATCAGAATATGAAAGTAATCGGGATGATCACATCGAAGGACGTTATGGGTCACGAACAAGAGACTTTGATTGAAAAAATCATGACAAAAAATCCGATGACTGTAAGCGGGTCGACGAGTGTCGCGTCATCTGCCCATATGATGGTTTGGGAAGGCATTGAGGTACTGCCGGTAGTGGATGACGCCAACAGGCTTCAAGGCATTGTCAGCAGGCAGGATGTACTGAAGGCTCTGCAAATGATTCAGCGCCAGCCGCAGGTAGGAGAAACACTTGATGACACGGTTACAAACCAACTGGTCCTTGCAAAAGGAAAAACTAAGGATGAAGACATCTTCCGCTGCCAGGTGACTCCGCAGATGACGAACCACCTTGGGACGGTGTCATATGGCGTGTTTACAACCATTGTTACAGAGGCCGCGAACCGAGTGCTGAGGGGATATAAAAAAGGCGATCTTGTTGTCGAAAATATGACGATTTATTTTATGAAGCCGGTACAGATTGACAGTGTCATAGAAATTTATCCGAAGGTTCTCGAGGTGGGAAGGAAATTCGGTAAGGTCGATATCGAAGCCTTCAATGACGGAGTTCTCGTCGGCAAAGCGATGATGATGTGCCAGCTGATTGACAGGCACTAA